Proteins encoded by one window of Phytohabitans houttuyneae:
- a CDS encoding rhodanese-like domain-containing protein, which yields MFGPHIPTVTTAEIPANAYLLDVREPDEWEAGHAPGAHHVPMMDIPARLAELPTESDIVVVCRSGGRSGQVVAYLLGNGWENVSNLEGGMQDWAATGRELVSEDGKPGRVL from the coding sequence GTGTTCGGACCTCACATTCCTACGGTGACCACGGCGGAGATCCCCGCCAACGCATACCTGCTCGACGTGCGTGAGCCCGACGAGTGGGAGGCCGGCCACGCGCCCGGCGCCCACCACGTGCCCATGATGGACATTCCCGCCCGCCTCGCCGAGCTGCCCACCGAGAGCGACATCGTCGTGGTGTGCCGCTCGGGAGGGCGTTCCGGGCAGGTGGTGGCATATCTGCTCGGCAACGGCTGGGAAAACGTGAGCAACCTCGAGGGCGGAATGCAGGACTGGGCTGCCACGGGCCGTGAGCTGGTCAGCGAGGACGGCAAGCCCGGCCGCGTTCTGTGA
- a CDS encoding LCP family protein: MLVSAVGIVGLRVLVSRYERSVSQEHLLDEAARQRRTAVSGPLNYLLIGSDLRANDPEGGQRADTIVIAHIPAGFGQAYLVSIPRDLRVEIPGHGTDKINAAFSYGRAPLLSATITQLTGVSFDGAAIIDFSGFRRVVDLLGGVTMCVDTRTRSIHTGHQFNLGCQQMSGAVALDYARQRYDLPAGDFDRQRHHQQLLKAIMVKASDDGLVTNPFKLDQLVRAVGSSLTVDTNGVPLQDLVFALRGLRAGDLVGLQVPAHAEMLGGTSYALVDDPAPGLFAALSQADVASWATANPKWINKL, translated from the coding sequence ATGCTCGTCTCCGCGGTCGGGATCGTGGGGCTGCGGGTGCTCGTGTCGCGCTACGAGCGCTCGGTCAGCCAGGAACATCTGCTCGACGAGGCGGCCCGCCAGCGCCGCACGGCCGTGAGCGGGCCACTCAACTACCTGCTCATCGGCTCTGACCTCCGCGCCAACGACCCGGAGGGCGGCCAGCGCGCGGACACGATCGTCATAGCGCACATCCCGGCCGGGTTCGGGCAGGCGTACCTCGTCTCCATCCCGCGCGACCTGCGGGTGGAGATCCCCGGCCACGGCACCGACAAGATCAATGCGGCTTTCTCGTACGGGCGGGCGCCGCTGCTCTCCGCCACGATCACGCAGCTCACCGGCGTCAGCTTCGACGGGGCGGCAATCATCGACTTCTCCGGCTTCCGGCGGGTGGTGGACCTGCTCGGCGGGGTGACGATGTGCGTGGACACCCGTACCCGCTCGATCCACACCGGCCACCAGTTCAACCTTGGTTGCCAGCAGATGAGCGGCGCTGTGGCGCTCGACTACGCCCGCCAGCGGTACGACCTGCCGGCCGGCGACTTCGACCGCCAGCGGCACCACCAGCAGCTCTTGAAGGCCATCATGGTGAAGGCGTCCGACGACGGTCTGGTCACCAACCCGTTCAAGCTGGATCAGCTGGTGCGGGCCGTCGGCTCGTCGCTGACCGTGGACACCAACGGCGTACCGCTGCAGGATCTGGTCTTCGCCCTGCGTGGCCTGCGCGCCGGCGACCTCGTGGGACTCCAGGTCCCGGCGCACGCCGAAATGCTCGGCGGCACCTCATACGCCCTGGTCGACGACCCTGCGCCCGGCCTCTTCGCGGCCCTCTCACAGGCGGATGTCGCCTCATGGGCAACCGCCAACCCCAAGTGGATCAACAAACTCTAG
- a CDS encoding LCP family protein: MDVSTPRKRRRDPLWARLTVIFGAVLMMLSGTAIVGARVVIGNATSNIETTNLLGGAAAAAGPSGNNIKGAVNLLLVGIDARPKGSSETAVLADTIVVLHIPPSHDQAYLVSIPRDWRVQIPAYPKTGAGATTEKINGAFSKGYQGGGTELEKRARGVDSLAQTIHTLTGIKFNGAAIIDFAGFEAVVKTLGGVNMCVDERAESIHLGIDKKGKIYKLWYKEGVGIQDLPPGAKPVVHEKGCRRMSAQLALDYARIRKSLSDGDYGRQRHQQQLIKAIAKEATSKGVITNPIKLNNVIKAAGKAFVLDTQGIPVEDFIFTLRGVAANDLVLIKTNAGKFNTQKVNGQEFEQLSEESMQMLGAVRDGRLAEFVISNPQFIAKT, from the coding sequence ATGGACGTCAGCACCCCGCGTAAACGCCGGCGGGACCCATTGTGGGCACGGCTGACGGTCATCTTCGGCGCGGTCCTCATGATGCTCAGCGGCACCGCGATCGTCGGCGCCCGCGTGGTCATCGGCAACGCCACCTCCAACATCGAGACCACCAACCTGCTCGGTGGCGCCGCGGCGGCCGCCGGGCCGAGTGGCAACAACATCAAGGGCGCGGTCAACCTCCTGCTCGTCGGCATCGACGCGCGGCCAAAGGGCAGCTCGGAGACGGCAGTGCTCGCCGACACGATCGTCGTGCTGCACATCCCGCCGAGCCACGACCAGGCGTACCTCGTCTCCATCCCGCGTGACTGGCGGGTGCAGATCCCGGCCTACCCCAAGACCGGCGCGGGCGCGACAACGGAAAAGATCAACGGCGCGTTCAGCAAGGGGTACCAGGGCGGCGGCACCGAGCTGGAAAAGCGTGCCCGCGGCGTCGACTCGCTCGCGCAGACCATCCACACGCTCACCGGCATCAAGTTCAACGGTGCCGCGATCATCGACTTCGCCGGCTTCGAGGCCGTGGTCAAGACGCTGGGCGGCGTCAACATGTGCGTCGACGAGCGCGCCGAGTCGATCCACCTGGGCATCGACAAAAAGGGCAAGATCTACAAGCTTTGGTACAAGGAGGGTGTCGGCATCCAGGACCTGCCCCCGGGCGCCAAGCCGGTGGTCCACGAAAAGGGCTGCCGCCGTATGTCCGCCCAGCTGGCCCTCGACTACGCCCGCATCCGCAAGAGCCTGTCCGACGGCGACTACGGCCGCCAGCGCCACCAGCAGCAGCTCATCAAGGCCATCGCCAAGGAGGCGACGAGCAAGGGCGTGATCACCAACCCGATCAAGCTCAACAACGTCATCAAGGCGGCGGGCAAGGCCTTCGTGCTGGACACCCAGGGCATCCCGGTCGAAGACTTCATCTTCACGCTCCGCGGCGTGGCGGCTAACGACCTGGTGCTGATCAAGACGAATGCCGGCAAGTTCAACACGCAGAAGGTAAACGGTCAGGAGTTTGAGCAGCTCAGCGAGGAGTCGATGCAGATGCTCGGCGCCGTCCGCGACGGCCGCCTGGCCGAGTTCGTGATCAGCAACCCCCAGTTCATCGCGAAGACCTAG
- a CDS encoding LCP family protein: MTATRSSYGGSSGRASVPGMKQPDSGRISGRAHVPGTAAPGRPPVRSAGSGGRGPGGPGGPGGPGGPVYPGGRRPRLRPRWGRIALVAGIAVLVLGLLGGLGLWAYVNGLDDDLARTDPFSEITGGRPAKTVDGTLNILMVGSDSRDPDAKVDTGSEWRADTIILMHIPASHDKAYLVSIPRDLYVPIPQDAGAECGSGQRGKINAAFAFGGLPLAVRTVECFSDVHIDHVMAIDFGGFKEVTDALGGVDLNVERTITSIHKPYRTFHKGVQHMNGDQALDWVRQRKQFPDGDFARVRHQQEFLKALMDKAASTGTLTNPKKLNSFLKATTDAVTVDEGFSLVDMALQFRSLRGESLQFFTSPHKGSDTINGESVVISDKEKALAMYQAMAADKMEEWAAANASPAPKQGS; this comes from the coding sequence CCACGTGCCCGGCACGGCTGCCCCCGGGCGGCCACCGGTGCGCTCGGCGGGTTCCGGCGGCCGGGGGCCTGGCGGCCCGGGTGGGCCCGGCGGTCCGGGTGGTCCGGTTTACCCGGGCGGCCGGCGGCCGCGCCTGCGTCCCCGCTGGGGGCGCATCGCACTCGTGGCGGGCATCGCGGTCCTCGTGCTCGGCCTGCTCGGCGGCCTGGGCCTGTGGGCGTACGTCAACGGCCTCGATGACGACCTGGCTCGCACCGACCCGTTCTCGGAGATCACCGGCGGCCGGCCGGCCAAGACGGTCGACGGCACGCTCAACATCCTGATGGTGGGCAGCGACTCCCGCGACCCGGACGCCAAGGTCGACACCGGCAGCGAGTGGCGTGCCGACACGATCATCCTGATGCACATCCCGGCCAGCCACGACAAGGCGTACCTGGTCTCCATCCCCCGCGACCTCTACGTGCCCATCCCGCAGGACGCGGGCGCCGAGTGCGGGAGCGGCCAGCGCGGAAAGATCAACGCGGCCTTCGCGTTCGGCGGCCTCCCGCTGGCGGTACGCACGGTGGAGTGCTTCAGCGACGTGCACATCGACCACGTGATGGCGATCGACTTCGGCGGCTTCAAGGAGGTCACCGACGCGCTCGGCGGCGTCGACCTCAACGTGGAGCGCACCATCACCTCGATCCACAAGCCCTACCGGACCTTCCACAAGGGCGTGCAGCACATGAACGGCGACCAGGCCCTCGACTGGGTCCGCCAGCGCAAGCAGTTCCCGGACGGCGACTTCGCCCGGGTGCGGCACCAGCAGGAGTTCCTGAAGGCGCTGATGGACAAGGCGGCGAGCACGGGCACGCTGACCAACCCGAAGAAGCTCAACTCGTTCCTCAAGGCGACGACCGACGCGGTGACCGTCGACGAGGGCTTCTCGCTGGTCGACATGGCGCTGCAGTTCCGCAGCCTGCGGGGTGAGAGCCTCCAGTTCTTCACCAGCCCGCACAAGGGCAGCGACACCATCAACGGCGAGTCGGTGGTGATCTCCGACAAGGAGAAAGCCCTGGCCATGTACCAGGCGATGGCCGCTGACAAGATGGAGGAGTGGGCGGCGGCCAATGCCTCGCCGGCCCCCAAGCAGGGTAGTTGA